One Oreochromis niloticus isolate F11D_XX linkage group LG16, O_niloticus_UMD_NMBU, whole genome shotgun sequence genomic window carries:
- the galnt5 gene encoding polypeptide N-acetylgalactosaminyltransferase 5 has translation MSIMRLRRYLRDSGRVLAFVFVASVIWLLFDMAALRMSLNEVNTQLVKERVIRDKEIFKQQLKATQHMRRGFKHPVQRMDWTHAGKGPLTSGVKLDQAYRHGGKERDEKRNFIKSQGDNVPKRDNGASLHNFTPNQEVRGKKKPVHFDLNVAVANVTQKNKLALKEEPVKVAESHRDKTDKANKAVKKQLQGEEAHPVKTTPKQPPNKDVKRIENKDTKEREQVSETVKSPVNEKKEPVKPLVVLQGGFDSKNNSAVRKSGVHKVLSLDLTSSPRDANAVGQFGQPAVVGWKEDAEVKKRWDEGHFNVYLSDKIPVDRAIPDTRPQMCEQSLVHDDLPSTSVIFCFVDEVWSTLLRSVHSVLNRSPPHLLKEIILVDDFSTKDYLKKQLDDYMAQFPKVRIVRLKERQGLIRARLAGAAVAKGEVLTFLDSHIECNVGWLEPLLERVYLDRKKVPCPVIEVISDKDMSYMMVDNFQRGIFKWPLVFGWSAVPPEDIKKFNLTISDPIRCPVMAGGLFSIDKQYFFELGTYDPGLDVWGGENMEISFKIWMCGGEIEIIPCSRVGHIFRGQNPYKFPKDRQKTVERNLARVAEVWLDEYKDLFYGHGYHHLLDKKLINIGNLTDQIELRKKLKCKSFKWYLDNVYPDMVAPLVKAEGLVFNRGLRKCLALHNGSLCFETCDLSKQGQHFNYTWMKHIQQQNLCVAAQGSRNRFALQSCDSTKPELRWFHKSSNSALAEHLIAEFVSNHMCLEAGPGSDDLRLSPCGPSNMFQKWQFTNYLV, from the exons atgTCAATAATGAGGCTTAGAAGATATTTAAGGGACAGTGGGAGGGTGCTGGCGTTTGTGTTCGTAGCTTCTGTCATTTGGCTGCTGTTTGACATGGCTGCTCTCCGCATGTCACTAAACGAAGTGAATACCCAGCTGGTAAAAGAGCGTGTGATAAGAGATAAGGAGATTttcaaacagcagctgaagGCCACGCAGCACATGAGAAGGGGGTTTAAACACCCGGTGCAGAGGATGGACTGGACACATGCGGGGAAAGGACCACTCACTTCAGGTGTCAAACTTGACCAGGCTTACAGACATGGAGGCAAAGAACGGGATGAAAAGAGGAACTTTATTAAAAGTCAAGGAGACAACGTTCCCAAACGTGATAATGGAGCTTCCCTGCACAATTTTACTCCAAATCAGGAAGTTCGTGGGAAGAAGAAACCTGTACATTTTGATCTAAATGTAGCAGTGGCAAATGTAACCCAgaaaaataaacttgccttAAAGGAGGAGCCTGTTAAAGTGGCAGAAAGTCATCGGGACAAGACGGATAAGGCAAATAAAGCAGTTAAGAAGCAGCTTCAGGGTGAGGAGGCACACCCAGTTAAAACAACACCCAAACAGCCTCCCAACAAGGATGTAAAAAGAATAGAGAACAAAGATACAAAAGAGAGGGAGCAGGTCAGCGAGACTGTTAAAAGTCCTGTTAATGAAAAAAAGGAACCTGTGAAGCCTTTAGTCGTTCTCCAAGGAGGATTCGACTCCAAGAATAACTCTGCTGTTAGAAAATCAGGTGTCCACAAAGTGCTTTCTCTGGATTTGACTTCCAGTCCTAGAGATGCTAACGCAGTAGGCCAGTTTGGTCAGCCAGCTGTCGTTGGCTGGAAAGAGGATgcagaggtgaagaagagatggGACGAAGGCCATTTTAACGTCTACCTCAGTGACAAGATTCCAGTGGACCGTGCCATTCCAGACACCAGGCCGCAGAT GTGTGAACAGAGTCTGGTCCACGATGACTTACCTTCCACCAGCGTGATCTTCTGCTTCGTGGATGAAGTGTGGTCAACACTCCTCCGCTCCGTGCACAGTGTGCTCAACAGATCTCCACCCCATCTCCTTAAAGAAATTATTCTGGTGGATGACTTCAGCACAAAAG ACTATCTCAAAAAGCAGCTGGATGATTACATGGCCCAGTTCCCCAAAGTGCGAATCGTTCGTCTCAAGGAGCGCCAGGGCTTGATCAGAGCTAGGCTAGCTGGAGCTGCTGTTGCCAAAG GTGAGGTTCTTACCTTTCTTGACTCCCATATTGAATGCAATGTGGGGTGGCTGGAGCCGCTCTTAGAGAGAGTCTATCTGGATCGAAAGAAAGTACCCTGTCCAGTTATTGAAGTTATCAGTGATAAGGACATGAG TTATATGATGGTTGACAACTTCCAAAGGGGTATTTTCAAATGGCCTTTGGTGTTTGGTTGGAGTGCAGTACCACCAGAGGATATCAAGAAGTTTAATTTGACCATCTCTGATCCGATCAG ATGCCCTGTTATGGCTGGGGGCCTTTTCTCAATTGACAAACAATACTTCTTCGAACTTGGTACCTATGATCCCGGTCTGGATGTGTGGGGTGGGGAGAACATGGAGATTTCATTTAAG ATCTGGATGTGCGGTGGAGAAATCGAGATTATCCCCTGCTCTCGTGTGGGACACATTTTCCGTGGGCAGAATCCTTATAAATTTCCCAAAGACCGGCAGAAGACAGTGGAGCGTAACCTGGCAAGGGTGGCTGAAGTGTGGCTAGATGAGTACAAGGATCTTTTCTATGGCCATGGCTACCATCACCTGCTGGATAAAAAGCTCATTAATATTGGCAACCTCACAGACCAGATTGAGCTAAGGAAGAAGCTGAAATGCAAAAGCTTCAAGTGGTACCTGGATAATGTTTATCCGGACATGGTTGCTCCTTTAGTGAAAGCTGAAGGCCTG gtcttCAATCGTGGCTTAAGAAAATGCCTTGCTTTGCATAACGGCTCTTTGTGCTTTGAGACATGTGATCTCAGCAAGCAG GGTCAGCACTTTAATTACACCTGGATGAAACACATTCAGCAGCAGAACTTGTGTGTTGCTGCCCAAGGCAGCAGGAATAGGTTTGCTTTACAGTCATGTGACAGCACCAAGCCTGAGCTCCGCTGGTTCCACAAATCGTCCAACTCTGCTCTG gcGGAGCACCTCATAGCAGAGTTTGTTTCCAACCATATGTGCCTGGAAGCAGGACCTGGGAGTGACGATCTTCGTCTCAGTCCTTGTGGACCCAGCAATATGTTCCAGAAGTGGCAGTTCACGAACTACCTTGTGTAG
- the ermn gene encoding uncharacterized protein ermn: MEMSAIPPNTPKHSAEEEEDALAPQVLEILSGISIEAFKTLKQPEDRDVWSLEEGDDSVFYSDEEQAQLNIVTASTASTGIKCRHLANTVADEPSPRREVKAGEEHEADIAKENLDMGREMTHQITWTQEEPQKFHMAKAKLMFALDSGEQGADSEPTPGEFMRTCKEFLQPHWTTVEMQAHPEQNASAEEANRQIKEEEVELETHTSALSSFDVPNEEGYARLNREANYPDQMFGAEGQKSGAGWLQVDQKAKQDPNFNVHAGLHQNPHPGYSSLPLVKKSGCSESHQDSFNHLTSTKYSTVSYRRIRRGNTRQKIDEFEYMIINH, encoded by the exons ATGGAGATGAGTGCAATCCCTCCAAATACCCCAAAACACAGtgcagaagaggaagaagatgcACTGGCACCTCAGGTACTGGAGATTCTCAGTGGGATCAGCATTGAAGCCTTTAAGACCCTGAAGCAACCTGAAGATAGAGATGTGTGGTCCCTGGAAGAGGGAGATGACTCTGTGTTTTACAGTGATGAGGAGCAAGCTCAGCTGAACATCGTTACTGCATCTACTGCATCAACCGGCATCAAGTGCCGACATCTTGCAAACACTGTGGCAGATGAACCTAGCCCTCGGAGAGAGGTAAAGGCAGGGGAAGAACATGAAGCCGATATTGCCAAAGAAAATTTAGACATGGGAAGGGAAATGACCCATCAGATCACTTGGACTCAAGAAGAACCCCAAAAGTTTCATATGGCCAAAGCTAAACTGATGTTTGCATTAGACTCTGGGGAACAAGGTGCTGATTCTGAACCGACTCCAGGAGAGTTTATGAGAACTTGTAAGGAGTTTTTGCAGCCACACTGGACAACTGTAGAAATGCAAGCACACCCTGAACAAAATGCATCAGCGGAAGAAG CAAATCGGCAAATCAAAGAGGAAGAAGTGGAACTAGAAACTCACACATCAGCCCTCAGCTCCTTTGATGTACCTAATGAGGAGGGTTATGCAAGGCTGAACAGGGAGGCAAACTACCCAGACCAGATGTTTGGTGCTGAAGGCCAGAAATCAGGTGCTGGTTGGCTTCAAGTGGATCAGAAAGCTAAGCAGGATCCGAACTTTAATGTCCATGCTGGTCTTCATCAAAACCCCCACCCGGGTTACTCCAGCCTGCCTTTGGTAAAGAaatctggctgcagtgagagCCACCAGGATTCATTTAACCATCTCACATCTACCAAGTACAGCACCGTGTCCTATCGCAGGATCCGCAGAGGCAACACCCGTCAGAAGATAGATGAGTTTGAGTACATGATAATTAATCACTAA